From Haloarcula hispanica ATCC 33960, the proteins below share one genomic window:
- a CDS encoding DUF7537 family lipoprotein: MRWLSTAAVAVLLLTAGCNAFVGAEAANQGTVTPAPVPTAAESDTATTLDSPPGVTTERLENVALLSAAHRQALNGTTYTLNERYTELTIGNDSSSVRRTETVAVESPTRYRDEMVRVTTDSNGTVERYEQSTYADGTNWYERRDDGTVERQRGEVRFSRDKYAYRTAFYLNRYAVVNQSSTTVVTSDGSQAYRIRGSGGEIPTTERLEELRIELLVEPAGLVRRFSFWYRTEDRIVEYSFWYEDIGETTAERPAWLNESTPMN, from the coding sequence ATGCGCTGGCTGTCGACAGCCGCGGTGGCCGTCCTGCTCCTGACAGCCGGCTGTAACGCCTTCGTCGGCGCTGAGGCCGCAAATCAGGGTACCGTCACGCCGGCCCCGGTCCCGACAGCAGCGGAGTCGGACACGGCAACGACGCTGGACTCGCCGCCCGGCGTTACCACGGAGCGCCTCGAAAACGTCGCGCTCCTGTCCGCCGCCCACCGGCAGGCACTCAACGGCACTACCTACACTCTGAACGAACGCTACACCGAGCTCACAATCGGGAACGACAGCAGCTCCGTCCGGCGCACCGAGACTGTCGCCGTCGAATCACCGACGCGGTATCGCGACGAGATGGTCAGAGTGACGACTGACTCGAACGGGACCGTCGAGCGGTACGAGCAGTCGACCTACGCCGACGGCACCAACTGGTACGAACGACGGGACGACGGCACCGTCGAGCGCCAGCGCGGCGAGGTCCGCTTCAGCCGCGACAAGTACGCTTACCGGACGGCGTTCTACCTGAATCGCTACGCCGTGGTCAACCAGAGTTCTACGACCGTCGTCACCAGTGACGGCAGCCAGGCCTACCGGATTCGCGGTTCCGGCGGTGAGATTCCGACTACAGAACGGCTGGAGGAACTCCGAATTGAACTGCTGGTCGAACCCGCGGGCCTCGTCCGCCGATTCAGCTTTTGGTATCGCACCGAAGACCGCATCGTCGAATACAGCTTCTGGTACGAGGACATCGGCGAGACGACGGCGGAGCGGCCGGCGTGGCTCAACGAATCAACGCCGATGAACTGA
- a CDS encoding DUF5789 family protein, with protein sequence MRYSETLQLFDQACEFPADHTTIVHQLGDVELVAQNGDSVEMSEVLARTSEATYQSAEGLYNSLVGNLDDDFIGRKYYDDRAGSTSGTDEVRTETDRL encoded by the coding sequence ATGCGTTACTCGGAAACGTTGCAGTTGTTCGACCAGGCCTGTGAGTTCCCCGCCGACCACACCACTATCGTCCACCAGCTCGGCGACGTCGAGCTGGTCGCCCAGAACGGCGACTCCGTCGAAATGAGTGAGGTGCTGGCTCGGACCAGCGAAGCCACGTACCAGTCCGCAGAGGGGCTGTATAACTCCCTCGTCGGGAACCTCGACGACGATTTCATCGGCCGGAAGTACTACGACGACCGGGCCGGGAGCACGTCCGGAACCGACGAAGTTCGAACGGAAACGGACCGTCTCTAG
- a CDS encoding GNAT family N-acetyltransferase: MTVRPATPDDVTAINQVATAAWETDYPLLTQETVEDGVGDWYSPEQIESELVESQTLLFVAEREGRVVGFAHATWHETDRVGYILRLYVHPDYRREGIGRTLLERTCEELFEHDIDRINAMVLSANEPGAEFYNGFGFEFADESETEIGGERYPESRYVLADESRV; the protein is encoded by the coding sequence ATGACAGTCAGACCGGCAACTCCGGATGATGTGACGGCAATCAACCAGGTTGCGACGGCTGCCTGGGAGACGGATTACCCGTTGCTCACCCAGGAAACAGTCGAAGACGGCGTTGGCGACTGGTATTCGCCCGAGCAGATCGAATCGGAACTGGTCGAATCGCAGACGCTCTTGTTCGTCGCCGAGCGCGAGGGACGCGTTGTCGGGTTCGCACACGCGACGTGGCACGAAACCGACCGCGTGGGGTACATTCTCCGGCTGTACGTCCATCCCGACTACAGGCGCGAGGGCATCGGCCGGACCCTGCTAGAACGGACCTGCGAGGAACTGTTCGAGCACGACATCGACCGGATCAACGCGATGGTCCTTTCGGCGAACGAGCCCGGAGCCGAGTTCTACAATGGGTTCGGGTTCGAGTTCGCCGACGAGAGCGAAACCGAAATCGGCGGCGAGCGCTACCCCGAGAGCCGCTACGTCCTTGCGGACGAGTCGCGGGTCTAG
- a CDS encoding class II fumarate hydratase, whose amino-acid sequence MTDEYRTEQDSLGEMQVPADAYWGAQTQRAVENFPISDVTFGRRFIRALGVVKKAAAQANRDLGTIPEDKADCIVEAADEVIAGEHDDQFPVDVFQTGSGTSSNMNANEVISNRATELYGGDIGTREIHPNDHVNFGQSSNDVIPTAMHVASLEAVEKDVIPGLKTLRDELEAKEDEFENVVKTGRTHLQDATPVTLGQEFGGYRTQVEKGISRVQDTHGRLAELALGGTAVGTGLNTHPEFPAKAAAYISEETGLEFREADNHFEAQAAHDAMSEAHGALRTVAGSLNKIANDLRLLASGPRNGLGEIDQPENQPGSSIMPGKINPVVAEAVNQVHKQVVGNDAAVSAGAAEGQIDLNLYKPVLASNFLQSAKLIANSSAVFGEKFVAKLEADAEHCAERVEQSMALATALNPAIGYDKASKVAKKALAEEKTIREVVLEEGYLDEDEVDDVLDPEKMTKRGILGDE is encoded by the coding sequence ATGACCGACGAGTACCGGACAGAGCAGGACAGTCTGGGTGAAATGCAGGTGCCAGCCGACGCGTACTGGGGCGCACAGACGCAACGCGCCGTCGAGAACTTCCCGATCAGCGACGTGACTTTCGGGCGGCGGTTCATCCGAGCGCTCGGCGTGGTCAAGAAGGCGGCCGCGCAGGCGAACCGCGACCTCGGAACGATACCGGAAGATAAGGCGGACTGTATCGTCGAGGCCGCCGACGAGGTCATCGCTGGCGAACACGACGACCAGTTCCCCGTCGACGTGTTCCAGACCGGGTCAGGCACGTCCTCGAACATGAACGCCAACGAGGTCATCTCCAACCGCGCCACGGAGCTGTACGGCGGTGACATCGGGACCCGCGAGATCCACCCGAACGACCACGTCAACTTCGGTCAGTCCAGCAACGACGTGATTCCGACGGCGATGCACGTCGCCTCGCTGGAGGCCGTCGAGAAGGACGTGATTCCCGGCCTGAAGACGCTTCGCGACGAACTCGAAGCCAAGGAAGACGAGTTCGAGAACGTCGTCAAGACCGGTCGAACCCACCTCCAGGACGCGACCCCGGTGACGCTGGGCCAGGAGTTCGGCGGCTACCGCACGCAGGTCGAGAAGGGAATCTCCCGGGTGCAGGACACGCACGGTCGCCTCGCCGAACTCGCCCTCGGCGGAACCGCGGTCGGGACCGGCCTGAACACTCATCCCGAGTTCCCGGCGAAAGCGGCGGCGTACATCAGCGAGGAAACCGGCCTGGAGTTCCGCGAGGCCGACAACCACTTCGAGGCCCAGGCCGCCCACGACGCGATGTCCGAGGCCCACGGTGCGCTCCGGACGGTCGCCGGCTCGCTGAACAAGATCGCAAACGACCTCCGACTGCTTGCGTCCGGGCCCCGCAACGGCCTCGGAGAGATCGACCAGCCGGAGAACCAGCCCGGCTCCTCGATCATGCCCGGGAAGATCAACCCCGTCGTCGCCGAGGCGGTCAATCAGGTCCACAAGCAGGTCGTCGGCAACGACGCCGCCGTCTCGGCCGGCGCTGCCGAGGGCCAGATCGACCTGAACCTCTACAAGCCCGTGCTGGCCTCGAACTTCCTGCAGTCGGCCAAACTCATCGCCAACAGCAGCGCGGTGTTCGGCGAGAAGTTCGTCGCCAAACTGGAGGCCGACGCCGAGCACTGCGCCGAACGCGTCGAGCAGAGCATGGCGCTGGCGACGGCGCTCAACCCCGCCATCGGCTACGACAAGGCGAGCAAGGTCGCGAAGAAGGCGCTCGCCGAGGAGAAGACCATCCGCGAGGTGGTCCTCGAAGAGGGCTACCTCGACGAGGACGAGGTCGACGACGTGCTCGACCCCGAGAAGATGACGAAGCGTGGTATCCTCGGCGACGAGTAG
- a CDS encoding carbohydrate ABC transporter permease — MREILSRLLATGGRLRSAVSRDESDGDQLATDGGATVKTTRGDSLRNSLPVEWELVESAPFWLPPVLFAGFFVYGAIAWNFLLSLTDYNGLGGAQYETFDLSMYSRMLNDGAFWQAAQNTVVLLVVFTVLCLALGLFVAILIDQQIRFENTFRTIYLLPMSLSFVVTATMWAWVYNARNGVLNQLLRVFNLEGAIVGLLRPAGVNAEVIQWLSWNTTALAAVIFALIWQFSGYAMVVFLAGLRAIPTEHYEAARVDGASTVRMYARVIIPQLRASAVSASVVLMVFALKAFDFIYALRGSQPGANMDILATMMYRVAFDSLQWAYGSAVAIVLFALALLVIGPYLYSEYRRGEL; from the coding sequence ATGCGCGAGATACTCAGTAGACTCCTCGCCACCGGGGGTAGGCTCCGGTCGGCGGTATCGAGAGACGAATCGGACGGCGACCAACTGGCAACAGACGGGGGGGCGACCGTGAAGACGACCCGGGGCGACTCGCTCCGGAACTCACTGCCGGTCGAGTGGGAACTCGTCGAATCCGCCCCGTTCTGGCTCCCACCAGTCCTGTTTGCGGGCTTTTTCGTCTACGGCGCTATCGCCTGGAACTTCCTCCTGTCGCTGACCGATTACAACGGCCTCGGCGGTGCACAGTACGAGACCTTCGACCTCAGTATGTACAGCCGTATGCTGAACGACGGGGCGTTCTGGCAGGCAGCACAGAACACGGTGGTGTTACTCGTCGTGTTCACCGTTCTCTGTCTGGCGCTTGGCCTGTTCGTGGCCATCCTCATCGACCAGCAGATACGCTTCGAGAACACGTTCCGAACGATATACCTGCTCCCAATGAGCCTCTCGTTCGTCGTCACAGCGACGATGTGGGCGTGGGTGTACAACGCCCGCAACGGCGTGCTCAATCAGCTCCTCCGAGTGTTCAATCTCGAAGGTGCCATCGTGGGACTACTCCGCCCGGCCGGGGTCAACGCCGAGGTCATTCAGTGGCTCTCCTGGAACACGACCGCCTTGGCGGCGGTCATCTTCGCGCTCATCTGGCAGTTCAGCGGCTACGCGATGGTCGTCTTCCTCGCCGGCCTTCGAGCAATTCCGACCGAACACTACGAGGCCGCGCGGGTCGACGGTGCGTCGACGGTTCGGATGTATGCGCGGGTAATCATCCCGCAACTCCGTGCCTCCGCGGTGTCCGCGTCGGTGGTGCTGATGGTGTTCGCGCTGAAGGCGTTCGACTTCATCTACGCGCTCCGTGGCTCACAGCCGGGGGCGAACATGGACATTCTGGCGACGATGATGTATCGGGTCGCGTTCGACAGCCTCCAGTGGGCGTACGGGTCAGCCGTCGCTATCGTGCTGTTTGCCCTCGCGCTGCTGGTCATCGGCCCGTACCTCTACAGCGAATACCGACGGGGTGAACTATGA
- a CDS encoding carbohydrate ABC transporter permease codes for MSIRGGNFIDELRSTENSRIGLYALLLAGIAFYLFPVETAVMTMFKTESAFARTLPFAPPGTDGFTLEALSTAWNTLRPGLINSLLMAIPATIMSALLGSLTAYGLTTISWRGQVGVVVLIIAGIFIPYQAVLVPLAQFWFQVFPGLVEGFVNTLFGFITGGSWQYPSRNGYVQLLQLSVTHAAYGIPICTLLFRSYYQSISEEMIEAARLDGASAFSIYRNIILPLSLPMFAVTLIYQFTQVYNDLLFALVLINEPASQVATQRLAALTGGVVQSFNTTMAGAIVAALPTLLVYIVFGEQFAKGVAGE; via the coding sequence ATGAGTATCAGAGGCGGCAATTTCATCGACGAACTCCGCAGTACAGAGAACAGTCGTATCGGCCTGTATGCCCTCCTGCTGGCGGGTATCGCCTTCTACCTCTTCCCGGTAGAGACGGCCGTGATGACGATGTTCAAGACCGAGAGCGCGTTCGCCCGGACGCTCCCGTTCGCGCCGCCGGGCACTGACGGCTTCACGCTTGAAGCGCTCAGCACCGCCTGGAACACGCTCCGGCCGGGACTTATAAACTCGCTGTTGATGGCGATCCCGGCGACGATTATGTCTGCGCTGCTTGGAAGCCTGACCGCGTACGGACTGACGACGATTAGCTGGCGCGGCCAGGTCGGCGTGGTCGTTCTCATCATCGCGGGCATCTTCATCCCCTACCAGGCCGTGCTGGTCCCGCTAGCACAGTTCTGGTTCCAGGTGTTCCCCGGACTAGTCGAGGGTTTCGTCAACACTCTCTTCGGCTTTATTACGGGCGGCAGTTGGCAGTATCCGAGCCGTAACGGCTACGTGCAGTTGCTGCAGCTGTCGGTGACCCACGCTGCGTACGGGATTCCGATCTGTACGTTGCTGTTCCGGTCGTACTACCAGAGCATCTCCGAGGAGATGATCGAGGCCGCTCGCCTCGACGGCGCGAGCGCGTTCAGCATCTACCGCAACATCATCCTCCCGCTGTCGCTGCCGATGTTCGCGGTGACGCTCATCTACCAGTTCACGCAGGTGTACAACGACCTGCTGTTTGCGCTGGTGCTCATCAACGAGCCGGCCTCGCAGGTGGCGACCCAGCGCCTCGCGGCGCTCACTGGCGGGGTCGTCCAGTCGTTCAACACCACGATGGCGGGCGCCATCGTCGCAGCACTGCCGACGCTGCTCGTCTACATCGTGTTCGGCGAACAGTTCGCGAAAGGCGTCGCTGGAGAGTAA
- a CDS encoding ABC transporter ATP-binding protein codes for MAQLTLDEVTKTFQDDDGEIIAVDEVSVDIEDGEFLCVVGPSGCGKSTTLRMIAGLEDITRGEIRLDGQIINDQPPARRNVAMVFQSYALYPHMTVRENMAFGLEESTDMPDDEINERVEKACKDMDIFELIDRKPGELSGGQQQRVALGRAIVRDPEVFLMDEPLANLDAKLKAEMRTELQELQQDLDVTTVYVTHDQTEAMTMSDRIAILNDGVLQQCATPLECYHEPNNLFVAGFIGEPSMNFFPTTLEGSTLRGEWFEYELSDETVAEVEGTTDITLGIRPEDIEFVQTDTGPNVFDSTVNVVEPRGNENTAHLQFDEPMDDQFIATVGGMKQLKAGQRVKVRFPENAIHLFDTASGEAIRNRTLDEIETVESVV; via the coding sequence ATGGCACAACTCACACTGGACGAGGTAACGAAGACGTTCCAAGACGACGACGGCGAAATCATCGCAGTTGACGAGGTATCGGTCGACATCGAGGACGGCGAGTTCCTCTGTGTCGTCGGCCCATCGGGCTGTGGGAAATCGACGACCCTGCGGATGATCGCTGGGCTCGAAGACATTACGCGCGGCGAGATCCGGCTGGACGGCCAGATAATCAACGACCAGCCGCCGGCCCGCCGGAACGTGGCGATGGTGTTCCAGTCCTACGCCCTGTACCCGCACATGACCGTGCGGGAGAACATGGCGTTCGGGCTGGAGGAATCGACGGACATGCCCGACGACGAGATCAACGAGCGCGTCGAGAAGGCGTGCAAGGACATGGACATCTTCGAACTCATCGACCGCAAGCCCGGCGAACTCTCCGGCGGCCAGCAACAGCGCGTGGCGCTCGGCCGCGCTATCGTCCGGGACCCCGAAGTGTTCCTGATGGACGAGCCGCTGGCGAACCTCGACGCGAAGCTCAAAGCGGAGATGCGGACGGAACTCCAGGAGCTCCAGCAGGATCTCGACGTCACCACTGTCTACGTCACCCACGACCAGACGGAGGCGATGACGATGAGCGACCGTATCGCCATTCTCAACGACGGCGTCCTCCAGCAGTGTGCGACGCCGCTCGAGTGTTACCACGAGCCGAACAACCTCTTCGTCGCCGGCTTCATCGGCGAGCCGTCGATGAACTTCTTCCCGACGACTCTGGAGGGGTCGACGCTACGGGGCGAGTGGTTCGAGTACGAACTCAGCGACGAGACGGTCGCCGAAGTCGAGGGGACGACCGACATCACGCTCGGCATCAGACCCGAAGACATCGAGTTCGTCCAGACTGACACCGGCCCGAACGTGTTCGATTCCACGGTCAACGTCGTCGAGCCACGCGGGAACGAGAACACGGCCCACCTGCAGTTCGACGAGCCGATGGACGACCAGTTCATCGCGACGGTCGGCGGCATGAAACAGCTCAAGGCCGGACAGCGCGTCAAAGTCCGGTTCCCCGAGAACGCGATTCACCTCTTCGACACGGCCAGCGGTGAAGCCATCCGGAACCGCACGCTCGACGAGATCGAAACGGTCGAGTCGGTCGTCTGA
- the fen gene encoding flap endonuclease-1 yields MGNADLRSLAALSDVSFGDLGGSVVAVDAHNWLYRYLTTTVKFTSESKYTTSDGEEVANLIGVIQGLPKFFEHDLTPVFVFDGAVTDLKDDEVEKRREQREKYESELEAAREAGDSTRVAKLDSRTQRLTDTIVDTTRDLLELLDVPIVDAPAEGEGQASVMARRGDVDYVGTEDYDALLFGAPMTLRQITSKGDPELMDFEATLEQHDLTWEQLVDAAILMGTDFNEGISGIGPKTAVTELHEHGDLYAVLEARDEHIDHADRIRNLFLDPEVTDDYEIPDSIEPDVDAARAFVTDKWEVDADEVARGFERIDESVVQTGLDRWA; encoded by the coding sequence ATGGGAAACGCTGATTTACGGTCGCTCGCGGCGCTGTCGGACGTGTCGTTCGGCGACCTCGGCGGGAGCGTCGTCGCCGTAGACGCCCACAACTGGCTCTATCGCTATCTGACGACGACGGTGAAGTTCACCAGCGAGTCGAAGTACACCACCAGTGACGGCGAGGAAGTGGCGAACCTCATCGGCGTCATCCAGGGGCTACCGAAGTTCTTTGAACACGACCTCACGCCGGTGTTCGTCTTCGACGGCGCGGTCACGGACCTCAAAGACGACGAGGTCGAGAAACGCCGCGAGCAACGCGAGAAGTACGAGTCCGAACTGGAGGCAGCCCGGGAAGCGGGTGACAGCACCCGCGTCGCCAAGCTTGACTCCCGCACGCAGCGGCTGACCGATACCATCGTCGACACGACGCGGGACCTGCTGGAACTGCTCGACGTGCCTATCGTCGACGCCCCCGCTGAAGGCGAAGGGCAGGCGTCGGTGATGGCCCGGCGGGGCGACGTGGACTACGTCGGGACGGAGGACTATGACGCGCTCCTGTTCGGTGCGCCGATGACGCTCCGCCAGATTACGTCGAAGGGCGACCCCGAGCTGATGGACTTCGAGGCGACACTCGAACAGCACGACCTCACCTGGGAGCAACTGGTCGACGCCGCCATCCTGATGGGGACGGACTTCAACGAAGGGATCTCCGGTATCGGTCCCAAGACCGCCGTTACGGAACTCCACGAGCATGGCGACCTCTACGCCGTTCTCGAAGCCCGGGACGAACACATCGACCACGCCGACCGCATCCGGAACCTGTTTCTCGACCCCGAAGTCACCGACGACTACGAGATTCCGGACAGCATCGAGCCGGACGTCGACGCCGCCCGCGCGTTCGTCACCGATAAGTGGGAGGTCGACGCCGACGAGGTCGCTCGCGGGTTCGAGCGCATCGACGAGTCGGTCGTCCAGACGGGGCTAGACCGCTGGGCGTGA
- a CDS encoding GNAT family N-acetyltransferase, translating to MEFTLLGWPEDGHRLRLDHEQFAYAGKFVMTSTGKAVVGDDGVVAAAAFDADRTDPDTLCVRYITVRQDRQGDRLGARLLRFVRDRATERGFERVSIGVNNPFSYQAAYRAGFCFSGAESGMAELDLVWPGDRSTERYQAGLDLFRERDLSPEEESFLAAKADADPPSVLDDWAEPPSGRTTTSG from the coding sequence ATGGAGTTCACGCTGCTCGGCTGGCCCGAGGACGGCCACCGGCTCCGGCTAGATCACGAGCAGTTCGCGTACGCGGGCAAGTTCGTGATGACCTCGACCGGGAAGGCCGTCGTCGGGGACGATGGCGTGGTGGCCGCGGCCGCGTTCGACGCCGACCGGACCGACCCCGACACGCTCTGTGTCCGGTATATCACCGTTCGGCAGGACCGGCAGGGCGACCGGCTCGGTGCCCGCCTCCTCCGGTTCGTTCGGGACCGCGCTACGGAGCGGGGCTTCGAGCGCGTGTCCATCGGTGTCAACAATCCGTTTTCCTACCAGGCCGCCTACCGGGCCGGGTTTTGCTTCAGCGGCGCGGAGTCGGGGATGGCCGAACTCGACCTCGTCTGGCCGGGCGACCGCAGTACCGAACGGTATCAGGCCGGTCTGGACCTGTTTCGGGAGCGCGATCTCTCGCCAGAGGAAGAGTCGTTTCTCGCGGCGAAGGCCGACGCCGACCCGCCGTCGGTCCTCGACGACTGGGCCGAACCGCCGTCCGGACGGACAACCACATCAGGCTGA
- a CDS encoding DUF3054 domain-containing protein translates to MSVSTVGNGRIELSARTALVAVGDLLAIALFVGIGELTHGINPILSPARFAGTLTPFYVGWLLVAGLGGLYTAAATGTVRAALGRTIVGWVLAVGIAQGLRSTSMFPGNAAVTFALVSVLVGGTLLLCWRGAIAVAK, encoded by the coding sequence ATGAGCGTCTCGACGGTGGGGAACGGTCGTATCGAACTGTCCGCCCGGACGGCGCTGGTGGCCGTCGGCGACCTGCTGGCGATTGCCCTGTTCGTCGGTATCGGTGAGCTGACCCACGGCATCAATCCGATACTGAGCCCGGCTCGATTCGCTGGGACGCTGACGCCATTTTACGTCGGCTGGCTCCTCGTCGCCGGACTCGGGGGGCTGTACACCGCCGCGGCGACCGGAACGGTGCGGGCGGCTCTCGGCCGCACTATCGTGGGGTGGGTACTGGCAGTCGGTATCGCGCAGGGGCTCCGTTCGACGTCGATGTTCCCCGGCAATGCGGCAGTGACGTTCGCGCTCGTCTCCGTGCTCGTCGGTGGCACACTGTTGCTGTGCTGGCGCGGTGCGATTGCAGTCGCAAAATAA
- a CDS encoding DUF7331 family protein, whose product MSTNATDNTTDAATDEQERRYAELNIGDEEFVIYDRENHQAWIQSTESLEVADLR is encoded by the coding sequence ATGAGCACGAACGCAACGGACAACACGACAGACGCCGCGACCGACGAGCAAGAACGACGATACGCAGAACTGAATATCGGCGACGAAGAGTTCGTAATCTACGACCGGGAGAACCACCAGGCATGGATTCAGTCGACAGAATCGCTCGAAGTCGCCGACCTGCGATAG
- a CDS encoding ornithine cyclodeaminase family protein, translating to MTTDATALFLQSDEVADLAEPTEYVDAVREGYRQRGEGAPATPRTTLFSDEPAGMLTGYLAILPDTGAMGGYTYAAGFSGQDAHFTLPIFDADSGDPLAVLDGASMNPHKTGAAGAVGVDALARRDASDLAVIGSGAQARGQVRATATVRDFDRIEVYSPTASSRESFAAEMNDALDPTVAAVASPAAAIEGADVVITATSASEPVFDGDLLEPGTHVTAMGQYHPEKNELDATTIERATYVPDLRERVTQDAGSFINALDAGVIDEDHVHAELGDIVAGNAPGRQSPEEITVFDSGGTAIETVAAGHMLYERAKAEGRGEEIDFAPASKALTGR from the coding sequence ATGACGACAGATGCGACAGCGCTGTTCCTGCAGAGCGACGAAGTAGCTGACCTCGCTGAACCCACCGAGTACGTCGACGCCGTCAGAGAGGGGTATCGCCAGCGTGGCGAAGGTGCCCCGGCGACTCCCAGAACAACGCTGTTCTCGGACGAGCCCGCGGGAATGTTGACGGGCTATCTCGCGATTCTCCCCGACACCGGTGCGATGGGCGGGTACACCTACGCAGCCGGTTTCAGCGGGCAAGATGCACACTTCACGCTCCCGATTTTCGACGCCGACAGCGGTGACCCGCTTGCTGTCCTCGACGGTGCGAGCATGAACCCCCACAAGACTGGCGCGGCCGGGGCGGTCGGTGTCGACGCACTGGCCCGTCGGGACGCCAGCGACCTCGCAGTCATCGGCAGTGGCGCACAGGCTCGCGGCCAGGTCCGTGCGACGGCGACAGTCCGAGATTTCGACCGCATCGAGGTGTACTCCCCGACGGCCAGTAGCCGCGAGTCCTTCGCCGCGGAGATGAACGACGCGCTGGACCCGACAGTGGCTGCTGTCGCGTCCCCGGCCGCAGCAATCGAGGGGGCCGATGTCGTTATCACGGCGACCAGCGCGAGCGAACCGGTGTTCGACGGCGATCTACTCGAGCCGGGAACTCACGTAACCGCGATGGGCCAGTACCACCCCGAGAAGAACGAACTGGACGCGACGACGATCGAACGCGCCACGTACGTTCCGGACTTGCGCGAGCGGGTGACACAGGACGCCGGGTCGTTCATTAACGCCCTCGATGCGGGCGTCATTGACGAGGACCACGTCCACGCCGAGCTAGGTGATATCGTCGCCGGCAACGCGCCCGGGCGGCAGTCACCCGAGGAGATTACAGTCTTCGACTCCGGCGGCACAGCCATCGAAACCGTCGCCGCGGGCCACATGCTGTACGAGCGGGCGAAGGCAGAAGGCCGGGGTGAGGAGATCGATTTCGCGCCCGCGAGCAAGGCCCTGACCGGACGGTAG
- a CDS encoding presenilin family intramembrane aspartyl protease PSH encodes MERRWRILGGCGLIAGIFLFVQLGALALVQPFESAGYQAVEDPSDPTNSLMYVGAILVATAVMLLAFRYDVDQLIRGLIVFSSAWLSLYVFQVLVPPVLTYAGLNVVAVLLALGLGTALLVYPEWYVIDAAGAVMGAAAAGLFGISFGVLPALVLLTVLAVYDAISVYGTEHMLTLASGVMDLKVPVVLVIPMTLSYSYLDATAADSVAEDETDDDATAADDAAEEPATTEHGADADGPAVADGSQPAERPDDATETGKADGTADVHADPLERDALFIGLGDAIIPSILVASAAFFASSDVLSVFGVPLPALTAMLGSYVGLAILLWMVLKGRAHAGLPLLNGGTIAGYIVGALAAGISLIDALGLGPYL; translated from the coding sequence ATGGAGCGACGGTGGCGAATCCTCGGCGGTTGTGGCCTTATCGCTGGTATCTTCCTGTTCGTCCAACTCGGCGCGCTGGCGCTGGTCCAGCCCTTCGAATCGGCTGGGTACCAGGCCGTCGAAGACCCGTCTGACCCCACGAACAGCCTCATGTACGTCGGGGCGATTCTGGTCGCAACGGCAGTTATGTTGCTTGCCTTCCGCTACGACGTTGACCAGCTCATTCGCGGGCTCATCGTCTTCTCGTCGGCCTGGCTCTCCCTGTACGTGTTTCAGGTGCTGGTCCCGCCGGTGCTCACGTACGCCGGCCTCAACGTCGTTGCCGTCCTGTTGGCGCTGGGCCTGGGGACGGCACTGCTGGTCTATCCCGAGTGGTACGTCATCGACGCCGCCGGTGCGGTGATGGGTGCTGCCGCAGCCGGCCTGTTTGGCATCAGTTTCGGGGTGTTGCCAGCGCTCGTCCTGCTGACTGTACTCGCCGTGTACGATGCGATCAGCGTCTACGGGACTGAGCACATGCTCACGCTGGCCTCGGGCGTCATGGACCTCAAGGTCCCCGTCGTCCTCGTGATCCCGATGACGCTGTCGTACTCCTATCTCGACGCAACGGCGGCGGATTCGGTAGCAGAAGACGAGACTGACGACGACGCAACGGCGGCGGACGACGCGGCCGAGGAGCCGGCGACCACAGAACACGGAGCCGACGCGGACGGTCCGGCGGTTGCGGATGGGAGCCAGCCGGCGGAGCGTCCCGACGACGCGACAGAGACTGGCAAAGCAGACGGAACTGCTGACGTTCACGCCGACCCGCTAGAGCGCGACGCGCTGTTTATCGGTCTCGGTGACGCCATCATCCCGTCGATACTCGTCGCCAGCGCCGCCTTTTTCGCCTCGTCGGACGTACTGTCAGTGTTCGGCGTCCCGTTGCCGGCGCTGACCGCGATGCTCGGGTCCTACGTCGGCCTGGCGATACTGCTGTGGATGGTGCTGAAGGGGCGCGCACACGCAGGACTCCCGCTCTTGAACGGTGGAACCATCGCCGGCTACATCGTCGGCGCACTCGCCGCCGGTATTAGTCTGATAGACGCCCTCGGTCTCGGCCCGTACCTCTAA